One Veillonellaceae bacterium DNA window includes the following coding sequences:
- the bofA gene encoding pro-sigmaK processing inhibitor BofA: protein MPAIPVELNIVLAYAFGILLIFLIGRVFLMPIKLVLRLIYNGLIGGIMLWVLNFVGAYFDFSIAINPITALVAGFLGMPGIIILVLFKLLI from the coding sequence ATGCCAGCAATACCAGTCGAGTTAAATATTGTTTTAGCGTATGCGTTTGGTATTCTTTTAATTTTTCTTATTGGCCGGGTTTTCCTTATGCCAATAAAATTAGTACTGCGTCTGATCTACAATGGATTGATTGGCGGCATCATGTTATGGGTTCTTAATTTTGTAGGCGCATACTTTGACTTTAGTATCGCAATAAATCCGATAACTGCGCTTGTGGCTGGTTTCTTGGGGATGCCGGGGATAATAATCTTGGTACTTTTCAAATTGCTTATTTAA
- a CDS encoding DUF2508 family protein, which translates to MDFADLGRRLLGDCSEEESTVTPPTLADALEEARQELLQAQRYYNQVTDDDLIEHAIYWIKASEKRYTYLLRKARNEDDQ; encoded by the coding sequence ATGGATTTTGCAGACCTTGGCAGACGGCTGCTTGGAGATTGCAGTGAAGAGGAATCGACCGTAACGCCGCCAACATTAGCAGATGCATTAGAGGAGGCAAGGCAGGAATTGTTGCAAGCCCAGCGTTACTATAACCAAGTTACCGATGATGATTTGATTGAACACGCGATCTACTGGATTAAGGCGAGTGAAAAGCGATATACCTACCTGCTTAGAAAAGCGCGTAATGAGGATGACCAATAA